The Mustela nigripes isolate SB6536 chromosome 6, MUSNIG.SB6536, whole genome shotgun sequence DNA window ATGGTGGTAGCAGATGGTGTAATGACCACCAAAATGGGAGCCAGGATACCTGGCCCCAGCTAACTAGTTACTAACTAGTCATGTGATCTTACACAaggtttttacttttgttgggccttagtttcctcatgtataaaatgagaggcggggtggttcagttggttaagcatcgactcttgatttccattcaggttgtaatctcaggagcctgagattgagccccatgatggggctccgtgctcagtggggagtctgcttgagactttttagctctccctctgccccccacaacATGCTcccttgtgtgcgctctctcaaataaataaaatcttttaaaataaaataaaattaaatgagaggCAGATACAAAATATTCTCTGAggcaaggtttttttgttgttgctattttttagTTATCAGTCTATGTGACTTGACCATTCTGTGGTCTGTTCTTAGCTTGATTTCATGGACCAGTTATTTTATCTCTGGTTTCTTGATTCTGGCTATAAACACCTAGGACCACTGAAAAATGTGCCCAGAAGCTCTGCTACCTACTCAAGACCCATGAGGTAGATGGTGCCCGTGCAGGTGCCTTACTCTTGGTCCTGCCCCAGCCTGTGATGTAGCAGGGGCTGTTGTTGGCCAGGACGGTTCCCTCCGGTGGCAGAACACCCAGCTGGACGTAGCTGTTGAGGGTAACTTTCTGGGCCAGGCGCAGCAGGGCAATGTCATAACTGTGGGAACAAAGGAGCCAGCTCAGCCTTTCTTCAGGTCAGAATAGGGGCTGGCCCTCACTAAGCTTTTGTGTCCCCACAGAGTCAGAAACAgctatagaggcacctgggtggctcagttgcttaagcatctatcttcagctcagtcatgatcctggggtcctggcatcaagtcctgcatcaggctccctgctcagcgaggaatctgcttctccctctgcccctcccccacatttgtgcttgctttctcaaataaataaataaataaaatcttaaaaaaaaaaaaaagaacaattttgggccacctgggtggctcagttctttaaatgtccaactcttgattttggattaggtcatgatctcacagttgtgagatcgagccccacatggggctctgtgctcagtggggagtctgcttgagattttctcttcctctctttaccCTACtcgtgatctcaatctctctaaataaataaatcaaatgaataactttttaaaggaaaaaaaggaaaagaagaacaatttTGAAGGAGGAAGGGACTGACTTGCTGGGGCTCAAACCCCCACAGGAGGATATTCCTTGTTTAACAGCAGCACCTGCTGGTGAGGTCTTGGTGTTGTAGTCTAGCTGGGACCTCTGCAACCCAGGGGAGTGGAGCTTACATCTTTCAGTTATGAAGGGGGGATCAGAAAGGAGCAGAGTGGTATGATCTTGGTAGCAGAGAAGAATTCTcaaagaagaaagatgaggagcgtctgggtggctcagtcgttaagtggatgccttcagctcaggtcttgatcccaggatcctgggatcaagtcccacatcgggctccctgctcagtggggagcctgcttctccctctctctccactgatccttctgcttctgctctctcactagagcgctctctctctctctcttaactaaataaataaaatcttaaaataaaagttccCAAGCCTTCTAAAATCCAAATTCTCAGAATCCTTCTGAATGAACCTGAGGGACGCCCAGACCCTGTTGCTGGCCAATTAGCCCGAGGCCAGCCCAACCTTGGCCCTACCCGGCAGCCACATTATTGCTGTTCCAGGATGGATGTACCACGATCTTCTGCACACTCACAGGCTGCTCCGTGCCGTCGTTCTGGTTCAGGTTGTGTTCTCCAGCCACCACGCGGAAGGTCATTGCTCTGGAgtgacagaagagaaggaaaccctGAGGGATCCAGGGGGCTCTTTCCCCTCAGAGAGAAGCTGGGAAACCATCTCTCATCCTATCTTTAGTACAGGAAGCCATCTTAACTGGCCCAGGCAGAGGACAGACAAAGACCCTAGAAGATGAGGAAGTAATAAGCTCTCTCCTTTTCTAATTTACTAACTTGGGGGGCAGTGACAAAAACTACCATCAACTTCATTGCCCAGTTTAATGAAGCTAAAATTCACAGACTGAAAATCTCATAACCTGGGAGAGGGGTGATGGGCACAGATGATCTAATGGCTTTCAGCCCACAGAGGGATTTGAGGGAGGTTACAAACCAATAGTTCTTAAAGCATGacccctggaccagcagcatcagtataacttggaaacttgttagaaatgccaaTTATCAGGTTCAGTTTGAACCCACTAAGGCAGAAGCTCTGCCGGGCAGGACCCAGCAATCTGTGCCTTCTGGGTGATTCTGATTCATGCTCAGATTTGAAAACAATGGCTCAAGACAAAtatgggtggggggagagattACCAGCCAGATGTTGACCAGGCATTGAGATATTCACCTACTTAATCCTCCCAATAACTCTTAAGAAGTAGGTACTTTTACCCCGTGTTAGAAGTaagaaaatgaggggcgcctgggtggctcagtgggttgggccgctgccttcggctcgggtcatgatctcatggtcctgggatcgagtcccgcatggggctctctgctcagcagggagcctgcttccctctctctctctctctctctctctctacctgcctctccatctgctagtgatctctctctgtcaaataaataaataaaacctttaaaaaaaaaaaaagaagtaagaaaatgaaagcttAGAAAAGCTAAGCAAGccatccaaggtcacaaaggtgGAAGAAGGTGGACTGGGATTTGAACTTAGGCTTGCCTGATGccaaaaatctttccttttcatGATATCCTACAGCCTCCCTGCAGGCCCCCAACGCTCCATTAGAGTACTGCCCCGAGTGCTAAAAGACACATATTCCTCCAGAAAGGCCAGACTTCTCCCCTTCCAAGGGCTCAGCAGAGCTGGGTTCTGTTTTTCTCACCTGTCCACGCAGTGAGCAGCCGTCATCACCCAGTTCTGTTTGATGAGGGTCCCTCCACAGGTGTGGTACCATCTGCCCCCAGACAGGTACTGGAGGGAAATctagaaggggaggggagaaaagaggaagagggtggTGTTTCTTAAAAGGCTCtgccccaggggtgcctgggtggttcagtggtttcagcctctgcctcaggtcatgatctcagggtcctgggatcaagccccgaatcgggctccctgctcagtggggagcctgcttctccctctttctctgcctgcctctgtgcctacttgtgatctctctctctctgtgtcaaataaataaaaaacaaacaaaaaaaaaggctctGCCCCAAACAACCTGTTACACTTCCTTCAATTCCTGCCATCCTTCAAAATCTTCTCCAACTTTGTGGGCTAGAGCTGGCCAGTGGGTTTCATTGGTCCTGTCCATTGCTACTGATCTGTTGCTGGAGGCTCCCTGGGGTGATGGTGAGAAGGAGTGTGCAGATGGCCTTGGGATCAGCAGCAAAGAGTGCTCCATTGTTGGGTGATGCTTGCTTTGTCcgtgggcagggggaggaaagACACACAAATCGTGTATTTGACATCCCTAACCTGGGTTGTTGCAAAGGGCCATGAACTCGGTCGTTACCTTCATTTCCTCTTGGTAGGAAATGTGGCCATGGGATTGCTCCATCATCTAACCCTCTGGCTCAGGTCTCCAGAGCCCCCTCCAAGGTCTCCCCATCTCTCAGGGAATACTCAGAAGGACCGAAGGACCTGTCCCCATCTCTCAGGGAATACTCAGAAGGACCGTTGGAAAACTCACATTGTCTTCAGCAGCTCCCATATTCCAAAACAACCCTACTTCTGAAAATTGGGCTCCAAACTGTCGTGAActgaatttcattctttctttctttctttcttttttttttaagattctattcatttatttgacaggcagaggtcacaagtaggcagagaggcatgcagatagaaagggggaagcaggcttcccgctgagcagagagctgagttATGGGAGCTCCTTttgaagcagaggcagaggcttaaaccactgagccacccaggcaccccctgaatttCATTCTAAGTGTTGTGATTCCTCTGAAAGTGTGGCCCTTTCCCAGTTAATGTGCTAGGTTTACACATTTAGAATTGCTTAAATCAAAGCCCTGTTACAAAACCAGAAACTCTAAATAGCCAAATAAGCAGCATGCTCCCCTCGGAGGTTGGGGCATGCATGAAGGCAGAGGTGCACGGTGTGGCAtggtgtgcgtgtgcatgtgtgcgtgtgcgcatgtGTGAAGAGTCCGGGGTTTGCGTTTCACGCCAAGTCTTACGAGTGTGTGTGGTGTCTCCAGGAACGTAAACGTGGTTTGTGTTCGGGTGTGTgcctggggaagggagtggggctGGAGTTCACATCCCCTCCTCCAAGCCCTTCGCCTGCCTTCCCCACCTGTGCCTGGTCCCCTTCACCTAAATCTGCAAGCCAGAGGGTTGGCAAGCTTGTTGATACTGACGAGCTTCTTGTGGATAAGGACgttcacaaacacacatgtaCCTGCCCACAGGCAACTCTTGTTTTGTTAGAAGCCGGGGGCTGTGAAGGAACACCTACCTGGGAGGGCCAGGAATTCCTCCGGGCCTCAGTCCCTCCAACTACCCGGGCATTGGTTTCTGGAAAGTCCTGGGTGCTGTGTCCTTTGTGGGGCAGAAGAAAAGTGAGTGATGACTAAGCATGGGGTCAgctcagggtggggggcagggaggcagtgTGCTTTGTCTGTGAATTCACAGTTCCTCCCTAGCAAATGAGGGCCCCCACTGAGAGTTATGGGAGCTCCTTTTGAAACCAGGGGAATCTGAACGACTTCTGCttccccaggtgtccccagagctCTGGTAGCCGGTGAAGGACGAATCTCACATCCCTAGGCTAGGGCCCAGAGGCTCCCTGTGGTCTCAGCCTTGCTTGGGGTCATCCTATGGCCTGAGGTCACCTCCCACCTCTACCCACACACACAGTGCTTTGGCAGCATTCTCCAAGGGGCAAGGGCAGCAGTGAACATCCCAGCCAGGCATCTGCTCAGGGTGTCTTCCTGTCAGTGGGGGTGGTGAGAAAGCCCAGGCCCCGGAAAGGGACTTATCTGCTTCATGGTTCAAGATCCGGGCAACCAGAGGGTTCTGCATGGCGAGTGACCCTGACTGTCCCTCTCACATGGGCTccaggaggggggaggggaaagtttCTGCTAGACTCATGGAGTGTTCCATCCCGCTCAGGGATGGAGAACGAGACTGGACTTAAGGATAGCTTTTGACCCTCCTGCTCAAATCCTCCTCCTTCTAGAACTCAGGCCAGATGACCCACTTACCATAAAGGACCAGGGTGGTGAAGACCAGGAAGCGGAGCATGTCGCCGGCTGAGTGGACCACTGACCCCTTGCCAGGAGCCAAGCCCTCTTTAATATTCCTCTTATCAGCAGCTTTGCAGACCTTGCTGCCAGCCTGCTGGGCTGCCGCTGGAAGGCGGGAAAAATCACAGGTGACATGGAAATACAAACGAAAAGATCGATTTGCAAGTGAACTAATTTATCTGTTGTTCAAAGACAGAACAAGGTCGGCTGAGAG harbors:
- the CELA1 gene encoding chymotrypsin-like elastase family member 1 isoform X1; amino-acid sequence: MLRFLVFTTLVLYGHSTQDFPETNARVVGGTEARRNSWPSQISLQYLSGGRWYHTCGGTLIKQNWVMTAAHCVDRAMTFRVVAGEHNLNQNDGTEQPVSVQKIVVHPSWNSNNVAAGYDIALLRLAQKVTLNSYVQLGVLPPEGTVLANNSPCYITGWGRTKSKAPARAPSTSWVLTNGQLAQSLQQAYLPTVDYATCSSTSYWGSTVKKTMVCAGGDGVRSGCQGDSGGPLHCSVNGKYTVHGVTSFVSSLGCNVSRKPTVFTRVSAYISWMNKVIASN
- the CELA1 gene encoding chymotrypsin-like elastase family member 1 isoform X2, with translation MLRFLVFTTLVLYGHSTQDFPETNARVVGGTEARRNSWPSQISLQYLSGGRWYHTCGGTLIKQNWVMTAAHCVDRAMTFRVVAGEHNLNQNDGTEQPVSVQKIVVHPSWNSNNVAAGYDIALLRLAQKVTLNSYVQLGVLPPEGTVLANNSPCYITGWGRTKTNGQLAQSLQQAYLPTVDYATCSSTSYWGSTVKKTMVCAGGDGVRSGCQGDSGGPLHCSVNGKYTVHGVTSFVSSLGCNVSRKPTVFTRVSAYISWMNKVIASN